Proteins encoded within one genomic window of Streptomyces rubradiris:
- a CDS encoding ubiquitin-like protein Pup, whose translation MATKDTGGGQQKATRSTEEVEEQAQDAQASEDLKERHEKLSDDVDSVLDEIDDVLEENAEDFVRSFVQKGGE comes from the coding sequence ATGGCGACCAAGGACACCGGCGGCGGCCAGCAGAAGGCCACCCGGTCCACCGAGGAGGTCGAGGAGCAGGCGCAGGACGCGCAGGCTTCCGAAGACCTGAAGGAACGGCACGAGAAGCTGTCGGACGACGTGGACTCGGTACTGGACGAGATCGACGACGTACTCGAGGAAAACGCCGAGGATTTCGTGCGGTCCTTCGTGCAAAAAGGTGGAGAGTAA
- the dop gene encoding depupylase/deamidase Dop produces the protein MTVRRVMGIETEYGISVPGHPNANAMLTSSQIVNAYAAAMHRARRARWDFEEENPLRDARGFDLAREAADASQLTDEDIGLANVILTNGARLYVDHAHPEYSAPEVTNPRDAVLWDKAGERIMAEAAERAAQLPGAQPIHLYKNNTDNKGASYGTHENYLMKRETPFSDIVRHLTPFFVSRQVFAGAGRVGIGQDGHEHGFQLSQRADYFEVEVGLETTLKRPIINTRDEPHADAEKYRRLHVIIGDANLSEISTYLKLGTTALVLSMIEDGFIAVDLAVDQPVRTLHQVSHDPSLKRLVTLRSGRTLTAVQLQMEYFELARKYVEERYGADADDQTKDVLSRWEDTLTRLENDPMSLAGELDWVAKRELMEGYRRRDDLDWDAARLHLVDLQYADVRPDKGLYNRLVARGRIKRLLDESEVDRARTKPPEDTRAYFRGRCLEQYADDVAAASWDSVIFDLPGRDSLQRVPTLEPLRGTRNHVKELLDRCRTADDLVRVLSGG, from the coding sequence ATGACCGTACGGCGAGTAATGGGCATCGAGACGGAGTACGGGATCTCCGTCCCCGGCCACCCCAACGCCAATGCCATGCTCACCTCGTCCCAGATCGTCAACGCCTACGCGGCGGCGATGCACCGGGCCCGCCGGGCCCGCTGGGACTTCGAGGAGGAGAACCCGCTGCGGGACGCGCGAGGCTTCGACCTCGCCCGGGAGGCCGCCGACGCCAGCCAGCTCACCGACGAGGACATCGGCCTGGCCAATGTGATCCTCACCAACGGCGCGCGCCTGTACGTCGACCACGCCCACCCCGAATACAGCGCCCCCGAGGTCACCAACCCCCGCGACGCCGTCCTGTGGGACAAGGCCGGCGAGCGGATCATGGCCGAGGCCGCCGAGCGGGCAGCACAGCTGCCCGGCGCCCAGCCGATCCACCTCTACAAGAACAACACCGACAACAAGGGCGCCTCCTACGGCACGCACGAGAACTACCTGATGAAGCGGGAGACCCCCTTCTCGGACATCGTGCGCCACCTCACCCCCTTCTTCGTCTCCCGCCAGGTCTTCGCCGGCGCCGGCCGCGTCGGCATCGGCCAGGACGGCCACGAGCACGGCTTCCAGCTCAGCCAGCGCGCGGACTACTTCGAGGTCGAGGTCGGCCTGGAGACCACGCTCAAGCGCCCGATCATCAATACCCGCGACGAGCCGCACGCGGACGCCGAGAAGTACCGCCGGCTCCATGTGATCATCGGCGACGCGAACCTGTCCGAGATCTCGACCTACCTCAAGCTGGGCACCACGGCGCTGGTCCTGTCCATGATCGAGGACGGCTTCATCGCCGTGGACCTCGCCGTGGACCAGCCCGTGCGCACCCTGCACCAGGTCTCGCACGACCCGTCGCTCAAGCGCCTGGTCACCCTGCGCAGCGGGCGCACCCTCACCGCGGTCCAGTTGCAGATGGAGTACTTCGAACTGGCCCGCAAGTACGTCGAGGAGCGCTACGGCGCCGACGCCGACGACCAGACCAAGGACGTACTCAGCCGCTGGGAGGACACACTCACCCGGCTGGAGAACGACCCCATGAGCCTGGCCGGCGAGCTGGACTGGGTCGCCAAGCGCGAGCTGATGGAGGGCTACCGCCGCCGCGACGACCTCGACTGGGACGCCGCCCGGCTGCACCTGGTCGACCTCCAGTACGCCGACGTACGCCCCGACAAGGGCCTGTACAACCGTCTGGTGGCCCGCGGACGCATCAAGCGGCTCCTGGACGAGTCCGAGGTCGACAGGGCCCGTACGAAGCCGCCGGAGGACACGCGGGCGTACTTCCGCGGGCGCTGCCTGGAGCAGTACGCCGACGACGTCGCGGCCGCCTCCTGGGACTCGGTCATCTTCGACCTCCCGGGCCGCGACTCCCTCCAGCGCGTCCCAACCCTGGAACCACTACGCGGAACGCGAAATCACGTCAAGGAACTCCTGGACCGCTGCCGCACGGCGGATGACCTGGTCAGGGTGTTGTCCGGCGGCTGA
- the arc gene encoding proteasome ATPase, whose product MAAHDDDMNRGIRPGRGSDDPAGQIAYLEQEIAVLRRKLADSPRHTRILEERIVELQTNLAGVSAQNERLANTLREARDQIVALKEEVDRLAQPPAGFGVFLQANEDGTADIFTGGRKLRVNVSPSVELDELRRGQEVMLNEALNVVEAMEFESVGDIVTLKEILEDGERALVLGHTDEERVVRLAEPLLGTTIRAGDALLLEPRSGYVYEVVPKSEVEELVLEEVPDIGYDQIGGLGNQIEAIRDAVELPYLYPDLFKEHELRPPKGVLLYGPPGCGKTLIAKAVANSLAKKVAEVTGQAAGKSFFLNIKGPELLNKYVGETERQIRLVFQRAREKASEGTPVIVFFDEMESLFRTRGSGVSSDVENTIVPQLLAEIDGVEGLQNVVVIGASNREDMIDPAILRPGRLDVKIKIERPDAEAAKDIFGKYLTERLPLHADDLAEHGGDKAATVQGMIQTAVEQMYAESEENRFLEVTYANGDKEVLYFKDFNSGAMIENIVGRAKKMAIKDFLEKSQKGLRVSHLLQACVDEFKENEDLPNTTNPDDWARISGKKGERIVYIRTLITGKQGADTGRSIDTVANTGQYL is encoded by the coding sequence GTGGCAGCCCACGACGACGACATGAACCGCGGCATCCGCCCGGGACGCGGGTCCGACGACCCGGCCGGGCAGATCGCCTACCTTGAGCAGGAGATCGCCGTCCTGCGCCGCAAGCTCGCCGACTCTCCGCGCCACACGAGGATTCTCGAAGAGCGGATCGTCGAGCTGCAGACCAACCTGGCCGGCGTGTCCGCCCAGAACGAGCGGCTGGCCAACACCCTGCGCGAGGCCCGCGACCAGATCGTGGCCCTCAAGGAGGAGGTCGACCGGCTCGCCCAGCCGCCGGCCGGCTTCGGTGTCTTCCTGCAAGCCAACGAGGACGGCACCGCCGACATCTTCACCGGCGGCCGCAAACTCCGGGTGAACGTCAGCCCCAGCGTCGAACTCGACGAGCTGAGGCGCGGCCAGGAGGTCATGCTCAACGAAGCGCTCAACGTGGTCGAGGCCATGGAGTTCGAGAGCGTCGGCGACATCGTCACCCTCAAGGAGATCCTGGAGGACGGCGAGCGCGCCCTCGTGCTCGGGCACACCGACGAGGAGCGGGTGGTCCGCCTCGCCGAGCCCCTGCTCGGCACCACCATCCGCGCCGGTGACGCCCTCCTGCTCGAACCCCGCTCCGGCTACGTCTACGAGGTCGTACCCAAGAGCGAGGTCGAGGAACTGGTCCTCGAAGAGGTCCCCGACATCGGCTACGACCAGATCGGCGGCCTCGGCAACCAGATCGAGGCCATCCGCGACGCGGTCGAGCTGCCGTACCTCTACCCCGACCTGTTCAAAGAGCACGAGCTGCGCCCGCCCAAGGGCGTCCTGCTCTACGGCCCGCCCGGCTGCGGCAAGACCCTGATCGCCAAGGCCGTCGCCAACTCGCTCGCCAAGAAGGTCGCCGAGGTCACCGGCCAGGCCGCCGGCAAGAGCTTCTTCTTGAACATCAAGGGCCCCGAGCTGCTCAACAAGTACGTCGGCGAGACCGAGCGGCAGATCCGCCTGGTCTTCCAGCGGGCCCGCGAGAAGGCCAGCGAGGGCACCCCCGTCATCGTCTTCTTCGACGAGATGGAATCCCTCTTCCGCACCCGCGGCTCCGGCGTCAGCTCGGACGTGGAGAACACCATCGTCCCCCAGCTGCTCGCCGAGATCGACGGTGTCGAAGGCCTGCAGAACGTGGTCGTCATCGGCGCCTCCAACCGCGAGGACATGATCGACCCCGCCATCCTGCGCCCCGGCCGGCTCGACGTGAAGATCAAGATCGAGCGTCCCGACGCCGAGGCCGCGAAGGACATCTTCGGCAAGTACCTCACCGAGCGTCTCCCGCTGCACGCCGACGACCTCGCCGAACACGGCGGGGACAAGGCCGCCACGGTCCAGGGCATGATCCAGACCGCGGTCGAGCAGATGTACGCCGAATCCGAGGAGAACCGCTTCCTGGAAGTCACCTACGCCAACGGCGACAAGGAAGTCCTCTACTTCAAGGACTTCAACTCCGGCGCCATGATCGAGAACATCGTGGGCCGCGCCAAGAAAATGGCGATCAAGGACTTCCTGGAAAAGAGCCAGAAGGGCCTCCGCGTCTCCCACCTCCTCCAGGCCTGCGTGGACGAGTTCAAGGAGAACGAGGACCTGCCCAACACCACCAACCCCGACGACTGGGCCCGCATCTCCGGAAAGAAGGGCGAACGGATCGTGTACATCCGTACCCTCATCACCGGAAAGCAGGGCGCGGACACCGGACGCTCCATCGACACGGTGGCGAACACCGGTCAGTACCTGTAA
- a CDS encoding ferredoxin, producing the protein MTVQQEAPGGEALEVWIDQDLCTGDGICAQYAPEVFELDIDGLAYVKGADDELLQAPGATVPVPLPLLTDVVDSAKECPGECIHVRRVSDKVEVYGPDAD; encoded by the coding sequence ATGACCGTGCAGCAGGAGGCCCCGGGCGGCGAGGCGCTGGAGGTCTGGATCGACCAGGACCTGTGTACCGGAGACGGGATCTGTGCCCAGTACGCCCCGGAGGTGTTCGAGCTGGACATCGACGGGCTCGCGTATGTGAAGGGCGCGGACGACGAACTGCTCCAGGCTCCGGGGGCGACCGTGCCGGTGCCGTTGCCGCTGCTGACGGACGTGGTGGACTCGGCGAAGGAGTGTCCCGGCGAGTGCATCCACGTCCGCCGGGTTTCGGACAAGGTCGAGGTGTACGGGCCCGACGCGGACTGA